Proteins encoded together in one Coffea arabica cultivar ET-39 chromosome 2c, Coffea Arabica ET-39 HiFi, whole genome shotgun sequence window:
- the LOC113725391 gene encoding putative ABC1 protein At2g40090 isoform X2 has protein sequence MAARSVWRARAKLLLAATAAGGGAGAALILSSDDPASAFKLSTAVPIRLLRDSVSAATTAFDYKYSLWGLPEGSPEWTRVKHEVHIRGARRLQELCFRNGGVYIKLGQHISQLIFEEFDPVPIASASLAQVHIARTCDGQKVAVKVQHTHMTDTAAADTATVDLIVNTLHQLFPSFDYRWLVDEIRESLPKELDFLVEAKNSVKCMDNFRKLSPQVARYIYAPRVDWNLSTSRLLTMEYIDGAQVNDLKTIQRLGIQPRDVAKLVSQAFAEMMFKHGFVHCDPHAANVLVRPLRSGNGSIFGRKKPQLVLLDHGLYKDLDDSIRINYAALWKGLIFSDPKAIRENSVKLGAGEDLYALFAGILTMRPWNRVIDPAVDHLVVHGTDHSELQMYASQYFPQITELLRRLPRVILLMLKTNDCLRAVSNELMQGSSLESFLIIGRVSSEAVIESKLWQKRSILSRIDVWLERILLEARLFGMHVALWLLLLRRALTL, from the exons ATGGCGGCGAGATCGGTGTGGCGCGCCAGAGCGAAACTGTTGCTGGCGGCCACAGCCGCGGGAGGCGGAGCCGGTGCGGCTTTGATTTTGAGCTCCGATGATCCAGCGAGCGCATTCAAGCTCTCCACCGCCGTCCCCATCCGCCTATTGCGCGATTCCGTCTCCGCCGCCACTACAGCTTTTG ATTACAAATATTCGCTCTGGGGATTACCAGAGGGTAGCCCTGAATGGACAAGAGTTAAACATGAAGTTCACATCAGGGGTGCTCGTAGACTGCAAGAACTTTGTTTTAGGAATGGTGGAGTATATATCAAGCTTGGACAACATATTAGTCAATTG atttttgaggaatttgatcCTGTCCCTATAGCGAGTGCTTCTCTTGCACAAGTTCATATTGCTCGTACATGTGATGGACAAAAAGTTGCTGTCAAG GTTCAGCATACTCACATGACAGATACTGCTGCGGCAGACACTGCAACTGTGGACTTAATAGTGAACACATTGCATCAGTTGTTTCCTTCTTTTGATTACAG GTGGTTGGTCGACGAAATACGCGAATCTTTACCAAAG GAACTGGATTTCTTGGTTGAGGCCAAAAACAGTGTAAAGTGTATGGACAACTTCAGGAAGCTATCGCCTCAAGTTGCACGCTATATCTATGCTCCTCGAGTTGATTGGAATCTCAGTACCTCAAGATTATTAACTATGGAATACATTGATGGTGCACAAGTAAATGATTTGAAGACTATTCAAAGACTTGGAATTCAGCCTAGGGATGTTGCAAAGCTA GTAAGTCAAGCTTTTGCTgaaatgatgtttaagcatGGCTTTGTACATTGTGATCCACATGCTGCCAATGTACTAGTTCGCCCTTTACGATCTGGCAATGGGAGCATATTTG GCAGGAAAAAGCCACAGTTGGTGTTGCTGGATCATGGTCTCTACAAGGATCTTGATGATTCTATAAGAATCAATTATGCTGCTCTCTGGAAG GGGTTGATTTTTTCTGATCCTAAAGCAATAAGGGAAAATAGCGTGAAATTGGGTGCTGGAGAGGACCTTTATGCATTATTTGCTGGGATACTTACAATGAGACCTTGGAACAGAGTGATCGACCCTGCAGTTGATCATCTGGTAGTACACGGCACCGACCATTCTGAACTGCAG ATGTATGCTTCACAATATTTCCCTCAAATCACAGAACTCCTCAGGAGGTTGCCTCGTGTTATTCTTTTGATGCTGAAAACAAACGACTGCTTACGAGCAGTTAGTAATGAGCTG ATGCAAGGATCTTCCCTCGAATCATTTCTAATTATTGGAAGAGTTTCCTCTGAAGCAGTTATTGAATCTAAGTTGTGGCAAAAGAGGTCAATTCTGTCTCGAATTGATGTCTGGTTGGAAAGGATTCTCTTAGAAGCTCGGCTCTTCGGAATGCATGTGGCATTGTGGCTTTTGCTATTGCGGAGAGCTTTGACTTTGTGA
- the LOC113725391 gene encoding putative ABC1 protein At2g40090 isoform X1 — protein MAARSVWRARAKLLLAATAAGGGAGAALILSSDDPASAFKLSTAVPIRLLRDSVSAATTAFDYKYSLWGLPEGSPEWTRVKHEVHIRGARRLQELCFRNGGVYIKLGQHISQLEYLVPEEYVHIMRESMLNKCPVSTYDQVCEVVKKELGGTPEEIFEEFDPVPIASASLAQVHIARTCDGQKVAVKVQHTHMTDTAAADTATVDLIVNTLHQLFPSFDYRWLVDEIRESLPKELDFLVEAKNSVKCMDNFRKLSPQVARYIYAPRVDWNLSTSRLLTMEYIDGAQVNDLKTIQRLGIQPRDVAKLVSQAFAEMMFKHGFVHCDPHAANVLVRPLRSGNGSIFGRKKPQLVLLDHGLYKDLDDSIRINYAALWKGLIFSDPKAIRENSVKLGAGEDLYALFAGILTMRPWNRVIDPAVDHLVVHGTDHSELQMYASQYFPQITELLRRLPRVILLMLKTNDCLRAVSNELMQGSSLESFLIIGRVSSEAVIESKLWQKRSILSRIDVWLERILLEARLFGMHVALWLLLLRRALTL, from the exons ATGGCGGCGAGATCGGTGTGGCGCGCCAGAGCGAAACTGTTGCTGGCGGCCACAGCCGCGGGAGGCGGAGCCGGTGCGGCTTTGATTTTGAGCTCCGATGATCCAGCGAGCGCATTCAAGCTCTCCACCGCCGTCCCCATCCGCCTATTGCGCGATTCCGTCTCCGCCGCCACTACAGCTTTTG ATTACAAATATTCGCTCTGGGGATTACCAGAGGGTAGCCCTGAATGGACAAGAGTTAAACATGAAGTTCACATCAGGGGTGCTCGTAGACTGCAAGAACTTTGTTTTAGGAATGGTGGAGTATATATCAAGCTTGGACAACATATTAGTCAATTG GAGTATTTAGTACCTGAAGAGTATGTTCATATAATGAGGGAGTCCATGTTAAATAAATGCCCAGTTTCTACATATGATCAAGTGTGCGAGGTTGTCAAGAAAGAGCTTGGAGGTACTCCTGAAGAA atttttgaggaatttgatcCTGTCCCTATAGCGAGTGCTTCTCTTGCACAAGTTCATATTGCTCGTACATGTGATGGACAAAAAGTTGCTGTCAAG GTTCAGCATACTCACATGACAGATACTGCTGCGGCAGACACTGCAACTGTGGACTTAATAGTGAACACATTGCATCAGTTGTTTCCTTCTTTTGATTACAG GTGGTTGGTCGACGAAATACGCGAATCTTTACCAAAG GAACTGGATTTCTTGGTTGAGGCCAAAAACAGTGTAAAGTGTATGGACAACTTCAGGAAGCTATCGCCTCAAGTTGCACGCTATATCTATGCTCCTCGAGTTGATTGGAATCTCAGTACCTCAAGATTATTAACTATGGAATACATTGATGGTGCACAAGTAAATGATTTGAAGACTATTCAAAGACTTGGAATTCAGCCTAGGGATGTTGCAAAGCTA GTAAGTCAAGCTTTTGCTgaaatgatgtttaagcatGGCTTTGTACATTGTGATCCACATGCTGCCAATGTACTAGTTCGCCCTTTACGATCTGGCAATGGGAGCATATTTG GCAGGAAAAAGCCACAGTTGGTGTTGCTGGATCATGGTCTCTACAAGGATCTTGATGATTCTATAAGAATCAATTATGCTGCTCTCTGGAAG GGGTTGATTTTTTCTGATCCTAAAGCAATAAGGGAAAATAGCGTGAAATTGGGTGCTGGAGAGGACCTTTATGCATTATTTGCTGGGATACTTACAATGAGACCTTGGAACAGAGTGATCGACCCTGCAGTTGATCATCTGGTAGTACACGGCACCGACCATTCTGAACTGCAG ATGTATGCTTCACAATATTTCCCTCAAATCACAGAACTCCTCAGGAGGTTGCCTCGTGTTATTCTTTTGATGCTGAAAACAAACGACTGCTTACGAGCAGTTAGTAATGAGCTG ATGCAAGGATCTTCCCTCGAATCATTTCTAATTATTGGAAGAGTTTCCTCTGAAGCAGTTATTGAATCTAAGTTGTGGCAAAAGAGGTCAATTCTGTCTCGAATTGATGTCTGGTTGGAAAGGATTCTCTTAGAAGCTCGGCTCTTCGGAATGCATGTGGCATTGTGGCTTTTGCTATTGCGGAGAGCTTTGACTTTGTGA
- the LOC113725391 gene encoding putative ABC1 protein At2g40090 isoform X3, with the protein MAARSVWRARAKLLLAATAAGGGAGAALILSSDDPASAFKLSTAVPIRLLRDSVSAATTAFDYKYSLWGLPEGSPEWTRVKHEVHIRGARRLQELCFRNGGVYIKLGQHISQLEYLVPEEYVHIMRESMLNKCPVSTYDQVCEVVKKELGGTPEEIFEEFDPVPIASASLAQVHIARTCDGQKVAVKVQHTHMTDTAAADTATVDLIVNTLHQLFPSFDYRWLVDEIRESLPKELDFLVEAKNSVKCMDNFRKLSPQVARYIYAPRVDWNLSTSRLLTMEYIDGAQVNDLKTIQRLGIQPRDVAKLVSQAFAEMMFKHGFVHCDPHAANVLVRPLRSGNGSIFGRKKPQLVLLDHGLYKDLDDSIRINYAALWKGLIFSDPKAIRENSVKLGAGEDLYALFAGILTMRPWNRVIDPAVDHLVVHGTDHSELQMYASQYFPQITELLRRLPRVILLMLKTNDCLRAVSNEL; encoded by the exons ATGGCGGCGAGATCGGTGTGGCGCGCCAGAGCGAAACTGTTGCTGGCGGCCACAGCCGCGGGAGGCGGAGCCGGTGCGGCTTTGATTTTGAGCTCCGATGATCCAGCGAGCGCATTCAAGCTCTCCACCGCCGTCCCCATCCGCCTATTGCGCGATTCCGTCTCCGCCGCCACTACAGCTTTTG ATTACAAATATTCGCTCTGGGGATTACCAGAGGGTAGCCCTGAATGGACAAGAGTTAAACATGAAGTTCACATCAGGGGTGCTCGTAGACTGCAAGAACTTTGTTTTAGGAATGGTGGAGTATATATCAAGCTTGGACAACATATTAGTCAATTG GAGTATTTAGTACCTGAAGAGTATGTTCATATAATGAGGGAGTCCATGTTAAATAAATGCCCAGTTTCTACATATGATCAAGTGTGCGAGGTTGTCAAGAAAGAGCTTGGAGGTACTCCTGAAGAA atttttgaggaatttgatcCTGTCCCTATAGCGAGTGCTTCTCTTGCACAAGTTCATATTGCTCGTACATGTGATGGACAAAAAGTTGCTGTCAAG GTTCAGCATACTCACATGACAGATACTGCTGCGGCAGACACTGCAACTGTGGACTTAATAGTGAACACATTGCATCAGTTGTTTCCTTCTTTTGATTACAG GTGGTTGGTCGACGAAATACGCGAATCTTTACCAAAG GAACTGGATTTCTTGGTTGAGGCCAAAAACAGTGTAAAGTGTATGGACAACTTCAGGAAGCTATCGCCTCAAGTTGCACGCTATATCTATGCTCCTCGAGTTGATTGGAATCTCAGTACCTCAAGATTATTAACTATGGAATACATTGATGGTGCACAAGTAAATGATTTGAAGACTATTCAAAGACTTGGAATTCAGCCTAGGGATGTTGCAAAGCTA GTAAGTCAAGCTTTTGCTgaaatgatgtttaagcatGGCTTTGTACATTGTGATCCACATGCTGCCAATGTACTAGTTCGCCCTTTACGATCTGGCAATGGGAGCATATTTG GCAGGAAAAAGCCACAGTTGGTGTTGCTGGATCATGGTCTCTACAAGGATCTTGATGATTCTATAAGAATCAATTATGCTGCTCTCTGGAAG GGGTTGATTTTTTCTGATCCTAAAGCAATAAGGGAAAATAGCGTGAAATTGGGTGCTGGAGAGGACCTTTATGCATTATTTGCTGGGATACTTACAATGAGACCTTGGAACAGAGTGATCGACCCTGCAGTTGATCATCTGGTAGTACACGGCACCGACCATTCTGAACTGCAG ATGTATGCTTCACAATATTTCCCTCAAATCACAGAACTCCTCAGGAGGTTGCCTCGTGTTATTCTTTTGATGCTGAAAACAAACGACTGCTTACGAGCAGTTAGTAATGAGCTG TGA
- the LOC113725392 gene encoding uncharacterized protein isoform X1 — protein MGFAKDEKSKRALRWIKTFFFLITMLLSLLVFSAPILVAVADALLPSALLSASLSPSSLSLQALSSHLSNYDFRYSLIDIPLISLIRSAVILCVYGLCDGPKLSGGPYLSIATVFSVSSLLFVSFKASFVFGNASVNGSGCVRGMEVALFACSLALAVGHIVAAYRTSCRERRKLMVYKIDIEAVSHQFLRPFLPASLSSKRIFSKSLGTILSINMDILI, from the exons ATGGGGTTTGCCAAGGACGAGAAATCGAAGCGAGCGTTAAGGTGGATTAAAACTTTTTTCTTCCTCATCACTATGCTGCTCTCGCTTCTCGTATTCTCAGCACCAATTCTCGTAGCTGTCGCGGATGCCCTCCTTCCATCGGCGCTGTTGTCAGCTTCTCTTTCTCCATCGTCTCTTTCCCTCCAAGCCCTCTCTTCTCATCTAAGCAATTACGACTTCCGCTATTCCCTCATCGACATACCCCTCATCTCCCTCATTAGGTCAGCTGTCATTCTAT GTGTTTACGGTTTATGCGATGGTCCGAAACTATCAGGAGGGCCGTACTTGAGTATTGCCACCGTGTTTTCGGTGTCGTCTCTGCTTTTCGTGTCGTTCAAGGCTTCGTTCGTGTTTGGCAACGCAAGTGTGAATGGGAGTGGATGTGTTCGGGGCATGGAAGTCGCGTTGTTCGCGTGCTCCTTGGCTCTGGCCGTCGGACACATAGTGGCGGCCTACAGAACGAGTTGCAGAGAGCGAAGAAAGCTTATGGTCTACAAAATTGATATTGAAGCTGTAAGTCATCAATTCCTCCGTCCCTTTCTCCCTGCTTCGCTAAGCAGCAAGCGGATATTTAGCAAATCACTAGGAACCATTTTGTCAATAAACATGGATATCTTAATTTGA
- the LOC113725392 gene encoding uncharacterized protein isoform X2 produces the protein MGFAKDEKSKRALRWIKTFFFLITMLLSLLVFSAPILVAVADALLPSALLSASLSPSSLSLQALSSHLSNYDFRYSLIDIPLISLIRSAVILCVYGLCDGPKLSGGPYLSIATVFSVSSLLFVSFKASFVFGNASVNGSGCVRGMEVALFACSLALAVGHIVAAYRTSCRERRKLMVYKIDIEAVSACKNGFPRMDYQKLLQIERLK, from the exons ATGGGGTTTGCCAAGGACGAGAAATCGAAGCGAGCGTTAAGGTGGATTAAAACTTTTTTCTTCCTCATCACTATGCTGCTCTCGCTTCTCGTATTCTCAGCACCAATTCTCGTAGCTGTCGCGGATGCCCTCCTTCCATCGGCGCTGTTGTCAGCTTCTCTTTCTCCATCGTCTCTTTCCCTCCAAGCCCTCTCTTCTCATCTAAGCAATTACGACTTCCGCTATTCCCTCATCGACATACCCCTCATCTCCCTCATTAGGTCAGCTGTCATTCTAT GTGTTTACGGTTTATGCGATGGTCCGAAACTATCAGGAGGGCCGTACTTGAGTATTGCCACCGTGTTTTCGGTGTCGTCTCTGCTTTTCGTGTCGTTCAAGGCTTCGTTCGTGTTTGGCAACGCAAGTGTGAATGGGAGTGGATGTGTTCGGGGCATGGAAGTCGCGTTGTTCGCGTGCTCCTTGGCTCTGGCCGTCGGACACATAGTGGCGGCCTACAGAACGAGTTGCAGAGAGCGAAGAAAGCTTATGGTCTACAAAATTGATATTGAAGCT GTCTCAGCGTGCAAGAATGGATTCCCAAGAATGGATTACCAAAAGTTACTCCAAATTGAAAGATTGAAATAG